The nucleotide window CGCCCTGCGGCCACTTCAGTTCCGCGGTCGACTGATTGACTGGCAACAGCGGAGTGAGCACCGCGAGGAGGAAGCCGAGCAGACCGGTGACGGTCGCGACGATCTTCGGGTTGACCGTGATCTTCGGGTTGACCGTCGCCAGACGGGAGAAACGGGACTCACTCATCGGATTGGGGCTCCACCCTGATCGAGCCGGTGCGCGACCAGCCCCATTGCGTCGTCTGTGCCGTGTCGATCCGCGCGTCGGATGCGTCGGACACGAGCGGTGTCAGCTTCTCCAGTGCGCCCCAGTCGCGCACCCAGTCGTCCTGCAGGTACGTCGAGACCGCTGCCGCGGAGGTGGTGGCCTCGGAGATGCCCAGCAGCCCGCCGTCGACGCCGGCCTGCCAGGTCTTGGACTGGGAGTTGGTCAGCGGATAGTCGCCCAGGATGCGCCACTGCGGCACCTGGGCGACGCCGTGGGAGACGCCCATCGGCCGCTGGCACGGGAAGTGCGAGGCCACCCCGAAGTCGATGAGCGTGGGTGCCGTCGATCCGACGACCTCCTGCAGCGTCTGCAACCGTGGTGCGCGCGGCGGGGTGATCCCGATGAACTGCTTCTCGCCGAGGTTGTTGTCCTGCAGGGACAATCGCATCACGGTGGCTCGCGGTGGGGCCGCCGACATCGGCACGCGCATGTTGCGCCAGGGCATGTTGAGGATCACGGGTCCGGGATCGATGGGCAGGATGTCTGGGCCGACCTGTTCGAAGGTCCCGTCCGCGCCCGGGCGGCCGAACTGCACCACCATCTTCTGCCCGAAGTTCCGGACGCCGAAGGTGTCGACGGTCGAGACGGCGCCCGCGGTGCTGAACACCAGCAGCGGCGACGCCGCGCGATCGGCGGGCAGGTCGTACCAGCCGGTCGTGAGGCGGGCTTCGCCCGGATATCCGTAGCTGCCCAGGACCGGTGTGGTGGCGGGGTCGAGCCCGTAGGGCAGTTTGGCGGTGGAACCGTTCACGGTTTCCGGCCCGCGTCCGCCGGTGGTCCCGGCGCCCAGGCCGCCGGTGATCGCGAACGGGCGGGCCATGCTCGCCGACACGTTCATCTGCCCGGGGCGCTGGCTCCCCGGCTCGGGCTCGAGGTCGTCGGGAATCCCGTTGGGCGAGAAGCCCACCGGGTTCTCGCCGTGAAGTGCCTGCGTCGCGGTCGCGCCCGCCGCCGGGGTCAGCATGCCGGCGTTGGGATCGAGTTCGACGAGGACGTCGTCGGCGAGCCCACAGCTGTTGCCGCGCAGGGCGTTCAGGTTCTCGGCCAGGGCGGTCGACGCCGGATACCGGGTCACCGCGGCCTTGGCGAACAGCAGCAACTCGACGATCACGAGCAGGCCGGCGATCACCGCCAGTGGTGAGGAGGCGAGGAAGAGTCGCCGACGATCCGCCCGGGTCTCGCCGGGGCCGGTGTCGGCGTGGGCGAGACCGCGATTGGTGACGTAGTCCAACCGCAGGTGCTGCCACACCGCGACCCCGGCCGCGATCACGGCGAGGATCAGGAACAGGGTCGACGCCTGGAAACCGGCGATGACCGGCGCCCGGTCGAACCAGGAGATGCCGTATTCGTAGAGGAACGGCCACGAGTTGTAACCCGCCATCGCCGCCGCCATCGCGAACAGCAACCCGGAGACGAACACAGTCAGGTTCCGTGCGGACCGCGCTGCCGACTGGGCCACGGCCACGGTGGCCACCGCCGCGACCGCCGACGCCAGCCCGGCGAGCACGCCGAACTGGATGGTCCATTTGGTGGGCGTGAACGCGAACAGCAGCAGGGTGACGCCGACGGCACCGATGAGGCGCCATGCCGGTCCCGGATCGACTCCGCGAATTCTCGTGCGGCGCAGCATGACCGCGACCGTCACGAACAGGCCGGCGAGCAGGAGCAGCAGCGGCACCCGACGGGTGAGCGCGCCGTCGTCGGTCACGACGGAGATGAAGTAGTACCTCAGGAACTCCTGGTGCCAGGAGATGACCGGCCCGACCGAGTAGCGCAACTTGATCGCCTCGAGGACGGTCGCCAGGGTCTGATCCCGGAACACCACGATCAGGACGAGCATCCCGGCCGCCGCGATCGGCGCGACTAGGGTCAGCGTCGTCGTCCAGACCGAGCCGTCGAGTTGCTTTCGCCGATCGATGAGGATGTGCAGCAGCGAGCGGGCCGCCACCAGCAGGATGGCCACACCGACGACGCCGTGCGGGGCCAGAGCGAGGGTGAAACCCGCGACGAGCGCGGCGAGTGCCGCCGGAAGGAGTCGTCGGGTCGCGATGGCGTGTTCGGCGGCCCACCAGGTGAGCAGCGAACCCAGGACGATGATCCCCTCACTGCGCAACCCGCTGCAGAACGGCAACCAGAACGCGGTGAACGTCATGGCGGCCGCCCAGATCGCCCATGAACTCCGCCGTACCGCCGGACCCAGGCGCGGCAGGAGCACGCGGCTGAGGACGAACCACGACACGAGCCCGGCGACGAGTTGCGGGATGTGCATCCACAGCACCGATGGCGAGACCGACGACCACACCGCGAGGAAGCTGTAGTACCAGTCGAAGGGCGCCTCGGGGATGCCGTAGAAGCGGTAGTAGTTGGCGAGGTAGCCGAAGCCGTCGGCGGTCCGGCCCATGTTGAGGATGTAACCGTCGTCGGGCGAGCCTGCCCCGAGGACGCTCCAGACCAGCAGGATCGCGGTCACGATCAGGTCGGTGGCCCGGGGTTTCAGCGAATGCCACCAGGACCGGGTCCGTGCGCCGATCCGCCGGTGGTACCCGCCGATGCGGTCGAGCAGTCCCAGTGCGACGACGGCGACGACAACCGACAGCACGGCGAGCACCGTCACCACGATCTTGAGGATCGACGGGGACGACTCGTATCGGTTGTCGATGTCCACCTGCACGCGCAGGCCGTCGGCAGCGGCGGCGCGTGCCTGCTCGGGGCTCAGGTTGCTGAAGATGCCGTCGACCTGCGGACGGCGGTCGGGCGGCAGTGTCGTCGACTCGCCGAGCCCGACGAACTGGGCGCCCGGACCGGTGGGTGCGGAGAAGATGCGCAATTCCCGGCATCGGTCCAGGTCGGCGCGTGCGGCGGTCGCGGCGAGGCTGTTCCGGAAGGTCACGGTGATCGCGGCGTCGGTGGCGGTGACCCACAACGACGACGACTTCGACTTCGGCGCGTTGGTCGGCATCGTCGCGAGGACCACGCCGTCGTCTGCGGACGCCAGCGTCGCGCACGGGATGCGCGCGTCGAGGGTCTGCGGGGTCTGCGCGATGAGTGGCGCCATCACCGACGAACTCTCGGCGCCCAGGTCCTGTCCGACCGGCCATGCGAAACCGGCGTCGACGGCCTTGACCGGCAGTAGTGGGGTGAGGGCGCACAACACGATGCCCGCGATCCCGGCCACTGTCGCGATCCACCGGGCGGTGCCCGCGGAGATCCTGGTCGATGGCCCCGACGACGACGTTTCTGCGGGATCCTCTGGCGAGGTCGGGGCTGGCACAGGCACGGTGCCTCATCGTAAGCGACGTGCCCCGGGCCACCTAGGGCCCACCCCGCAGCCCTGCTCGACAAGGTGCGTGACCGTCGGTACCACTGCTCCCTGAGCTGAGGAGCGCAGGCGGTGCTCCCGCTCCCTGAGGTGCGAGGAGCGATAGCGACGAGCCACGAAGGGTCCCGCACCGCATGACCGCTCAGATCCTTGGCCGCAGGCGGAGGGTACCAGCAACCACCGACAATCGAGAGTGGTCGCTCAAGGGAGGAAAGAGTTGTTGGACAGCATATTTCGAGCTGCCGACTGCCCGTCTTTCGTGTACAGTCGAACGTACATTCGCAACTACGGTTCTCGGGGGTGACCGTCATGGCCGACACGACACATGTCGACGACAATTCGGTGGCGCCGCAACCGCGTGCCGTCGAGCTGATGGCCGAGCTGCGCGCGATTCTCGACGAACTGCAGACCGTCGACCTGGCCCCATGTACCGACGAGGAACTGATCGACGTCGCCTCTGCCACCGAGCGGGCCATCGCGCGAGCCACCTACGCCGGCGACCGGCAAGTCGCCGAAGCCGAGGCTCGCGACCTGCCACGCAAGACCGGGTACCGCACACTCACCCAGTTCATGAACACCGCCTCCGCATCACCAACCCGGTGCGACGGCGCAAGCACCTCAATGCCACCGCCACCCTCACGTGCCTCAACGGCGACCAGCTGGAACCTGAGCATCCGACGCTGGCAGAAGCTTTCGCCGCAGGGACTGTCGGAACCGCACACATCCAGGCCGCCCTCGACGTCCTCGACCACATCCCGAACGCTGTCGACCACGATGTGAAGGTCGCTGCTGAACGTCAGATGGCCGAGATCGCGATCGATCACACGCCTGCCGACATCTCACAGCTCGGTGCGCGGTTGCTCGCGCACCTCGACCCCGACGGCACTCTGGCCGACGACACCGACCAGAAGCGACGCCGCAACCTGTGGATCAGTCGGCAACGCGCCGATGGCACCGCCAAGGTGTCGGGCACCCTGACCCCCGAACTCGTCGCACGTCTGACGATGATGTTCGCAGTCTGGGGCAAGCCCGGACTCAACAACCCAGACGACCCCGCCTCACCGAGCGGACCGGCCGCCACCGCCGACCCCGACGCCCTGGCCATCGCAGCCGACCGCGACCACCGCACCGTCGCCCAGACAAACCACGACGCCCTCGACGCCGCACTGGCCGCCGGTTTCGCCGACGGCGCACTCGGCACGACACACCGTGGCCTGCCCGTGCAGCTGATCATCAAAGCCGACCTCGGCGACCTGATCCGCGAAGCCGGACTCGCGACCACTGCCACCGGAACCCTGCTGCCCATCCGGGACGTCATCGCGCTCGCCGCGGATATGCAGCCCTGGCTGGCGATCTTCAAGAACTCCACCACTGTGCCGCTGCATTTCGGACGCGGTAAACGTCTGGCCACCCGCGAACAGCGCCTCGTCTCCTTCGCCCGCCCCGATGGTGAGGTGTGCTCGGCTCCCGGGTGCGATCAACCCGCCACGCAGGTGGAACTCCATCACGCCCACAAGGACTGGGCCCAGGGTGGTCTCACCGACATCGACGACCTCGCCCCCGCCTGCCCGCGGCACAACCGCATGGTCGGTGACCAGCCCGGCCAGTACACCACCCGGATCGCACGGTCCGGACCCGACGAAGGCCGCTGCGTCTGGCGATTGAACGCCGAACCCGGCGCCCCACCCAACCCCGACCGCCTCAACCGCCGACCCGACATACCCCGGCGGTTCGCGACACATCTGAACACCGTGCGCGACGAGATCCACGGACCACCAACGCGAGGATTTCGCAGGCTCGGTCGCCGGACCCTTCGTGACGCGCCCTCCGCAAGCTCCGGGCGCTCCTCAGGGAGCAGGGCTCCCGCGCCCTCCGCAAGCTCCGGGCGCTCCTCAGGGAGCAGGGCTCCCGCGCCCTCCGCAAGCTCCGGGCGCTCCTCAGGGAGCAGGGGGCCCGGCGACCAGTCGCGCCCCGACGCCATCGGCCACGGCGACCGCGGCCGACGCCTCGAACTCGCCTACCGACAACTCGTCCACCCACCGGCACCGCCGGAGCACCACGCCACCCAACCCCTGACCCCAGTCGAAGCAGCCCTCACACGCATACTCGCTGACCATCGGTGACGCCAGCGCAGCTCGCCTGGCCGACCACCACTACGGCGACCGGTCGTCAGCGCCGTCGAATCGTCAGTGCCGGAGCGGCGCGGGACTCCACAGTCCGCTGCGGGTGGCCGTTCCCGTCTCGATCTCGGCGAGCGTGTCGACGTCGCCGTAGGGCTCGTAGCGTTCGAGGGCGCCCCAGTCCCGTCCGATGTCGGCCATCAGATAGGTGGGCAGCGCCGTCGCCTGCTGCGAGACCTCGATCCATCCGAGCGGGCCACCGCCGAAGCTGTTCTGCCACGCGGACACCGC belongs to Gordonia sp. KTR9 and includes:
- a CDS encoding arabinosyltransferase domain-containing protein; protein product: MPVPAPTSPEDPAETSSSGPSTRISAGTARWIATVAGIAGIVLCALTPLLPVKAVDAGFAWPVGQDLGAESSSVMAPLIAQTPQTLDARIPCATLASADDGVVLATMPTNAPKSKSSSLWVTATDAAITVTFRNSLAATAARADLDRCRELRIFSAPTGPGAQFVGLGESTTLPPDRRPQVDGIFSNLSPEQARAAAADGLRVQVDIDNRYESSPSILKIVVTVLAVLSVVVAVVALGLLDRIGGYHRRIGARTRSWWHSLKPRATDLIVTAILLVWSVLGAGSPDDGYILNMGRTADGFGYLANYYRFYGIPEAPFDWYYSFLAVWSSVSPSVLWMHIPQLVAGLVSWFVLSRVLLPRLGPAVRRSSWAIWAAAMTFTAFWLPFCSGLRSEGIIVLGSLLTWWAAEHAIATRRLLPAALAALVAGFTLALAPHGVVGVAILLVAARSLLHILIDRRKQLDGSVWTTTLTLVAPIAAAGMLVLIVVFRDQTLATVLEAIKLRYSVGPVISWHQEFLRYYFISVVTDDGALTRRVPLLLLLAGLFVTVAVMLRRTRIRGVDPGPAWRLIGAVGVTLLLFAFTPTKWTIQFGVLAGLASAVAAVATVAVAQSAARSARNLTVFVSGLLFAMAAAMAGYNSWPFLYEYGISWFDRAPVIAGFQASTLFLILAVIAAGVAVWQHLRLDYVTNRGLAHADTGPGETRADRRRLFLASSPLAVIAGLLVIVELLLFAKAAVTRYPASTALAENLNALRGNSCGLADDVLVELDPNAGMLTPAAGATATQALHGENPVGFSPNGIPDDLEPEPGSQRPGQMNVSASMARPFAITGGLGAGTTGGRGPETVNGSTAKLPYGLDPATTPVLGSYGYPGEARLTTGWYDLPADRAASPLLVFSTAGAVSTVDTFGVRNFGQKMVVQFGRPGADGTFEQVGPDILPIDPGPVILNMPWRNMRVPMSAAPPRATVMRLSLQDNNLGEKQFIGITPPRAPRLQTLQEVVGSTAPTLIDFGVASHFPCQRPMGVSHGVAQVPQWRILGDYPLTNSQSKTWQAGVDGGLLGISEATTSAAAVSTYLQDDWVRDWGALEKLTPLVSDASDARIDTAQTTQWGWSRTGSIRVEPQSDE